TATTATAGTACTATCAGTTTAGGCATAGTCGCGCTTTATAGTCAAAACAAATTCCTCCAAAAACCATGTTTGCGAAAACTTTGCAAAGTTCTCCAAAGTTTGACTTGATTTTACGAATTGTCGGTGATAAAAATGAATAGATGAATTCAGGAAAGCAAGGAGGTTTACGATTGTTTGTTGTAGAAATTAGAAGAATATTAATTGTTTTACTGGGATCGTTATTAAATGCGTTGTCCCTTAACTTATTCTTAATAGAGGCAAATGTTTATGCAAGCGGATTTACGGGGGTTTCCCAGCTCTTGACGAGTATTTCCAGTGATTTTCTGGGCATTCCTGGTGTGAGTACGGGACTTGTCCTGTTAGTGCTCAACATCCCTGTCGCCATATTGGGTTGGTATAAGGTAGGGAAAGGGTTCACCGTCTACAGCGCCATTTCTGTTGCGTTCACGACGTTGTTCCTCGAAGTCATCCCCGTGCAGCAGCTTTCCGGAGATATTATACTGAACGCCGTGTTCGGCGGTGTTATCGGTGGAGCCGGTGTCGGGATCACGTTGAAATGGGGTGCTTCCACCGGAGGCCTGGACATCATCGCCATGGTGCTGTCCCGTATGAAGGACCGCCCGATCGGTATTTATTTTCTTATCATTAACAGTGTAATTATTGCGGTAGCCGGTATTTTATATGAACCGGAAAACGCGCTTTATACATTATTAACTCTTTACGTAACGACAAGGGTCATTGATGCGATCCATACGCGTCACGAGAAGTTGACGGCCATGATCATCACGACAAAGGCTGCTGCCCTGGAGAAGGAAATCCATAAAAGCATGGTTCGTGGAATTACCACGCTGCCTGCCAAAGGAGCCTTCACCCAACAGGACAAGAATATGCTTGTTATGGTTATTACGAGATACGAGCTGTATGATTTGCAGCATATTATTCAGGAAGTGGACCCGCAGGCGTTTACCAACATCGTTCAAACGACAGGTATCTTCGGTTTCTTCCGAAAAGATGATAAATGATGTAACGTTTTCCAGCCGGAGGACGTCTTATTCATTGAATAGAATAGATAGGGAGTGGCGAAATGAAAAAATTTCTTGCCATTTTGTTAGGGGCCCTCTTGTTGTTGTTGGTGGCTGCCTGTACAAATGATTCAGGCCAGGAAGAAGCAGACGGAGAAGAAAAAGAAGAGACGGAAGCATCAGCTTCACCGGATATGGAGGCGGAGATTGATATGGAGACATTGCTCGATCAGATTGAAATGGATGCGGCAGTAAATGCATCCGGCGACGCAGCAACCTTCGAATTCTCGCTTAAAAATACAGGAGAAGATCCAGTGATTTTGGGCTTTACTTCCGGTCAGAAATACGAAGTGGAAGTGAAGAATGTATCAGGAGAAACGGTGTACAAGTATTCCGATGGTCAAATGTTCACACAGGCGCTGACGACGGAAGAACTTGCCGGCGGAGGCACGTATCAGGCTGAGGATACATGGAAAGGGATCGAACAGCCCGGGAAGTATGAGGTTACGATGACAATCCTTGTACATACCATCAATGACCAATCCCTCGAGGCGAACCCGTTCCAAGTGACGCAGGAATTCACGGTGCAGCCGGATAAGAAAGAATCGGATCAGGATCAGGCGTCGACAGAGGAAGAGACGCCTTCGGAAGAGACAGAGGAAGCAGCTCCGCCCGTCGAGGACAGTTACAGCGGAGATGGGGAAACGTTCCGGTCTCTTACCGTGTCAGGGGACAATGGATCCTATGTGGTTAAAGGGGAAGCCAATGTTTCCAACGGTACCTTCATTTATACCGTGGAAGATGGACATAATGTGCAGGTGGAGCCTTCTGAAAAACAGGTAGGGGCGTCGTCTTCCTGGACACCTTTTGAAATAAGTGTCACCATTCCAGAGGACAAACTTCCGGACTTCGGCACGATCACCCTCACTATGTTTACGGAAAATGGGGACGGTCTGCCTGAGAACTTGAACTACATTCCACTGGATCGATTCTAATAGAAAAAAAACCACCATACGAGGGTATGGTGGTTTTTTTGAAATCAATATCCGTGTTCTTCGAGCGTGCTTTTCACTTTTGGATTCAACTCGTCCCAGTCGGCTTGGGGAAGTTTATTGACCGTGATGAAATTTTGGAAACCAAAGACGTTGTCGACGCCGTCGAGCTCCATCAAATCGTTCATGATTGTATGTTCACTCGTTTGTCCCGGCATAACGGAAACGCTGCCGTCTCCTTGGAAAATAAGCTTTTCCACCGTGAATTTACGAGCATTTGGATTAGGTGTTTCTTGTACTTGTATAGCCATCATCGTATCCTCCTTCTTCACTCTGCTCTTATCTTACCAAAAAATCGCGCCCACCTAAATAGTAAAACACTTCAATTCAGAACCGGCCGCATCTGTGATACAATGATATCACTTTTCAGGAGGTGTGTTATGGAAACGAGATTAATCGATGTCTTGCAGCCGATCAAAGACAATGATTATACATTGCAGGACGGCCAGAATTTACAAGAGCTCACGACTATGATGCTACAAAAAATCGGATCTGTCCATCCTGTTCTCAGGGAGGATCTTATTCGTCCGGTTTTTACATCCTTTATTGCCAGAAACCATTACACCAACGAACAATTAAAGAATATTCTCCAATCGATTTTAAATAAAAATTATTTGTTTTACCGGATAGCGATGTCCAAAAATGAAGAAGACGCCGTGTTCAAGCGCAGCTATTCCGTGCTTCTGATTCCACCGATCATGGACAAGCACCGGGAAGATCCGTTCCTGAAAGAAGAAGATATCCGGCGGGTTTGGGACAGCCTGAAGAAATATGTTCCCCAGGAGAAAGATACCCGTGCCTGCGTCAAAGACAAAGGTTGGGCTCATGCGATGGCTCATGCAGCGGATGCGGTATACAGTACGGCAGCGTGTGAAGAAATTACAAGGGAAGACATTCTCGATATGCTTCCGATCATCCGCGATAAATTCATGATCGACAAACCGTATCTGTTTGATGAGGAAGAACGGATGGTGACGGCGGTATTGATGATGTTCCGGAAAATCAGTCATGCGGAAAGAGTGGAATGGCTGGAATCACTCCTTTATGAGCGGGAAAGCTGGAAAGATCCCGATGAGGATATCATCATCAATAACAGCAAACACTTCTTAAGAGCGCTGTACTTCCGAATGCTCGACGGCGATTACCGGGAACTTAAACAGGTTTTAGAAAATCTGCTGCGGGAATTGAGGAAACAGGAAGCCTATTAAGATGTGGGGGAAGCGTATGATTCGTTGGGGGCTCTTTATCGGAACGACATCAGGAATTGTGCTGGGTCTGTACCTGTGGTTTGTAGAGCAGGTGACAGGAATGAGAGTGTACACGCTGCTTATGAATGTAGACTTCATCCCTGTCCTAGGTGATATCGATTGGCCTGTCTTTATGGAGTGGTTTTTCCATATCCTCATATCGTGGGCAATCGGAATCATCTATGCGTACTTATTGATGTATCGCCTGCGTAAAACCAATCGGAATCGATGGCTGCTTGCCGTCGGACTGACACTGTTTGCTGCATTTACTTATGTTCCACTCACGATCCTTGCTGTGAAAGAGACGCCGGGTCTGACTGATGGGGCGGCCATTACACAGTGGCTTATCGGTCATGCTTTGTATGCCATCACGTTGAAGATGTCCTTCAGCCGCTTCCGCACTTGAATAAAACAAAGCAGCGCCTGATATGTATAAGTATCAGGCGCTGCTTTGTTTTAGAAAATCATTAGGGGGTAATGTACTGTACCCGCTTACATGAAAAATAAACGTACCCGCAATAAAAAAAGGCCGGAAATAGTCCGGCCTTTCCTTGTTATCGCAAGCTGTTGTTATGCGCTTCGATTTGCTGCTCCAATTGCTGTAGCTGTTGTTTCTCTTCTTGAGAACATTGGCTATATGCAGACTGGATAGCATCTTTAGCGGCTTTCATATCCTCTTGGCTGGCGCCGTTCGTATCACGACGCTGAGTGAAACGGTTGACCGCTTCGCGCGCATTTTCAAAAAGGTTTCTTTCCATCGTTAAAACCCTCCTACGGTGTGCTGATCGGCTTCCATCTGTTTTCGATCCGCATCTGTCAGCTTTTCCGCTTCCAATTTACGTTCATCGAAGGATGGCACTTCCGACCCGCGTTTCTCGTTGCGATTGTCATTCTTTTGCTGCTCCATGACAAGACCCTCCTGTCATAA
This sequence is a window from Bacillus sp. SB49. Protein-coding genes within it:
- a CDS encoding YitT family protein, whose amino-acid sequence is MFVVEIRRILIVLLGSLLNALSLNLFLIEANVYASGFTGVSQLLTSISSDFLGIPGVSTGLVLLVLNIPVAILGWYKVGKGFTVYSAISVAFTTLFLEVIPVQQLSGDIILNAVFGGVIGGAGVGITLKWGASTGGLDIIAMVLSRMKDRPIGIYFLIINSVIIAVAGILYEPENALYTLLTLYVTTRVIDAIHTRHEKLTAMIITTKAAALEKEIHKSMVRGITTLPAKGAFTQQDKNMLVMVITRYELYDLQHIIQEVDPQAFTNIVQTTGIFGFFRKDDK
- a CDS encoding NifU N-terminal domain-containing protein yields the protein MAIQVQETPNPNARKFTVEKLIFQGDGSVSVMPGQTSEHTIMNDLMELDGVDNVFGFQNFITVNKLPQADWDELNPKVKSTLEEHGY
- a CDS encoding DUF3813 domain-containing protein, producing MERNLFENAREAVNRFTQRRDTNGASQEDMKAAKDAIQSAYSQCSQEEKQQLQQLEQQIEAHNNSLR
- a CDS encoding BsuPI-related putative proteinase inhibitor; this encodes MKKFLAILLGALLLLLVAACTNDSGQEEADGEEKEETEASASPDMEAEIDMETLLDQIEMDAAVNASGDAATFEFSLKNTGEDPVILGFTSGQKYEVEVKNVSGETVYKYSDGQMFTQALTTEELAGGGTYQAEDTWKGIEQPGKYEVTMTILVHTINDQSLEANPFQVTQEFTVQPDKKESDQDQASTEEETPSEETEEAAPPVEDSYSGDGETFRSLTVSGDNGSYVVKGEANVSNGTFIYTVEDGHNVQVEPSEKQVGASSSWTPFEISVTIPEDKLPDFGTITLTMFTENGDGLPENLNYIPLDRF
- a CDS encoding DUF2785 domain-containing protein gives rise to the protein METRLIDVLQPIKDNDYTLQDGQNLQELTTMMLQKIGSVHPVLREDLIRPVFTSFIARNHYTNEQLKNILQSILNKNYLFYRIAMSKNEEDAVFKRSYSVLLIPPIMDKHREDPFLKEEDIRRVWDSLKKYVPQEKDTRACVKDKGWAHAMAHAADAVYSTAACEEITREDILDMLPIIRDKFMIDKPYLFDEEERMVTAVLMMFRKISHAERVEWLESLLYERESWKDPDEDIIINNSKHFLRALYFRMLDGDYRELKQVLENLLRELRKQEAY